The Oryza glaberrima chromosome 5, OglaRS2, whole genome shotgun sequence DNA segment CACCAATCCCTTCAGCAACCAAGCCCAAGCCATCACCCCATGCTCAGGCGTGCTCACACAAGACTTATATCCCACAGTGGGTTTCCCAACCAAAAAGCCACAAATATTAATTTCCTCTCCTACCCCTGCCGGCAACGCGTCTCTCTGCTCCCTCTCTCTTGTCGCCGCTCTCTCtgctttctccctctctctcagcAAAGCGGACGGCGAGCCACGCGGGTCGCGGTGGCGGACGGCCCCGccccaccccgccgccggcatcgAAGCGGCGGCATCGACGGGGCACGAGGCCAGATCTGGGTGCGcgccgccacccctctccctTTGCCCATCGCcaacctccccgccgccgcccgtcgcacCGTTGCTGTCGCCGTGGTGTCCAGATCTGgtcggccgcgccgtcgctgtcgtggGTGGATCTGGGCGCGGATCCGGGGCTAGATCCGCGCCGCATCGAGACGGACGTGGCGCCGGTGGAGGTCGGGGAGGACGACGACTCttccacctcgccggcgtcggatccgctctttccccctctcttccccgtcgccgctcgtcgccgtccacctcgccggcgcggcctccagctcctccaccgcctccagctCTAGCCAAGGGTGTTAAGGGAAATACGGGTGTGGGGAACAGTGTCCACAAGCTACGGCGCGCTCAACGCGGCTCCTCGCTTCGTTTCTCTGTCAAAAGTCATCGAGGGGCACGTCCCCCTGGAGAAAACACGCGCCTCTCCAGGGGCACACGGCACGGACGGGCAAAGTAACGGCGGTAAGCAGGTACACGGGTTGAGGATACTCATTAAGCATGGCTTCAGAAAGACAACGGCTCCCTAGTGCAGTCCTGCTCCCGCCAGTAATGTTGTTGCTCCTCTGTCTCTCCAGAGTCCAGACCCTACTCCTACTTCAAGGACTTGAACTTCCTTTTCACTGTATCGTAGCGCCGTGCCAACAGCTAGCTATACTCGATAGCAAGACAGAAAATTCGTCTGTACACTTGAAAAATTGttcatgagagagagagatgagagctTGCTGTGCAAGAATCTTGAACAAATCGCTGAATTCAGGAGTACTAGGAAATAGTACAGTACTAGAGtggtagaggagagagagagagagagagagagagagagagctgggTTGGAGTGGAGACCAGGAAGGGAGGAAGTAGAAAGGTGTCAGTGCTGCTGCTTTGCCTGCAAAATCCCCTTCCTTCCAAAGCTCCCCCCCTGCCCTTTTCGGTCTCTGCCTGCCCTGCTTcttgtccaccaccaccacctgtgtcctcttcctctcctctccttgcaTTGCAGCCTTCTCCTTGCTTCACTGCCTCCCTCACCTCCTATATATCCTTCCCCCTTGCCTCCTCCACCCACCCACACTTCAGACTCCTTGTTTGATCAATcacagagacagagagagagagatggcttGGAATGGCAGGTTTGGAGAggatggagaggaagagaggagccTTGAGCTCAGCCTTGCCCTCCCTGGATACTTCTCCAGCTCAGGTCACCACCTCCCTTGCTCTCTTCTTGATTCATCTTGCCCTCAAAGTTTCCTGCTTTGTTTGATCATATCTGTGTGTTTTGTCCTCTGCTTTACATTTCTGGTGGATTTTCATTTCTCAGGTTTGCAGGGGAACACGAGCACTGCTGCTGATGGAGCCAAGGGAAACGATGGGTTCAAGGCAAGGTGATGaaaattttctggtttttttttttaggagcAGTCTGTTTGCTCGCAACAACATTTTTCTGACGAATCTGCAGCAAAAAGATGCTAAAATTTGCCCCTAAATTCTCTGCGATTCGCAGCAGGCCGGCGGCTCCGGTGGTCGGGTGGCCGCCGGTGCGGTCGTTCCGGCGGAAcctcgcctcgtcgtcgtcgtcgtcgaagccGCCGCGTGGAGgccgagacgccgccgccgccgccgcgggaggcaAGGTGGCCCGGTTCGTCAAGGTGAACATGGACGGCGTCCCGATCGGCCGGAAGGTCGAcctggcggcgcacggcggctacggcgagctctccgccgccgtcgaccgtcTCTtccgcggcctcctcgccggtaAACCCCACCACCTCGACATTATATATCATCGGAGTTTTCTATCTCGAGCTTTCTCTTGATGGTGTTTGCTCGCTTGCTTGCTCGCGTTGGCAGCTCAAAGGGACCCAaccatggccaccgccgctgccggcgagaGCTGcacaggagaggaggaggcgatcgccgggctcctcgacggcggcagcggcgagtaCACGCTCGTCtacgaggacgacgagggcgACCAGATGCTCGTCGGCGACGTGCCATGGAAGTGAGTCcgacacacacacaccatgAATGAATCTCTCGTCTTCTCCAAAGCTAATGGCGACGAATTCTTGATTGATTGCAGCATGTTcatcgccgcggcgaggaggctgcGCGTGCTCAGGAGCTCCGACCTGAACGCCTCCACGGTCAGCGAAATTTCTGGTTTTCTGCTCCTTTTTCTTGAGAAATTTGATCGATTCTGACCCGTGATTTTTGTTCTTGATCTTGTTTTTGCAGATACGAGCAGGGAGCAGGAAGAGGGCAGCTGCCGAGTGATCTTGATCTTGTTTTTTTCATCGCCGGGAGCAGAGCAGGAAGCATATCTGCATAGTGATTATGATAGCtctctgttttgtttttaatCCTTTTCTCTTCGCGTTCTTGGAAGATTTTTGTGTACAAAAATGCGCAAGAAGCGTCTTTTTTTGGGGATCATGATGTTGTCGACTACGACTAGGACAAGATGTAATCGAGAATGGAAATTGTTAGTACTATTAATTAGGATCAAGTTCATCTGTTCTTGCAAGCTACTAATCCTGGACATGCTGAGTGATGTGTCTTTGTCAGTGTCGCCGGTTGATGTTTTATCTTGCGATTCTCGTGAAGCATCTGCACATCTTTCGCAATCGTCGATTCAGGTTTCGGAGAGCAAGAAACGCACGTTGATTTTGGGAGTGTTTGTAGTTATTCGTCCGAGCGGTCAGGCCTATATGTGTTCATCTGAGTTTGGCtcggttcagacttcagagtagATTCAGTATTCAGTTACACTTGGTTTAGAACGGAAATGGTTTCAAATCTTGGTTTTTTCCGCTAAACGGTAATAtcttttacaaaaattttctattaaaaaattgcttaaaaatcatattaatctatttttggtttttttagctaatacttaattaatcatgtactaaccTACTATATCGTTTTTCGTTTGTAGGAATTAATTCCCAACACAGCCTAGAATAAAACAGTTTACAAAACAGTTTTTCTTAATGGGCCGAAAATACGTGGGCCAAAATAGGAAACGAAGCGGCCGAAAAAAACTTGGGCTGTCGTACACCAGCAATAGCACGATGTCGAGGCACACGGTGGAGGGACAGCCGCCGATCGATAGGTTATTTAATTTAGAAGAAATGGGTTGTATCCATTGGTTAAAATTCTGCAAAATTTAAAGCTTTAAATctgtaagaaaaataaataaatagacagTCCCTTTAAAGCTTATTACGTACCCATCAAAATGTACGCTACTTGATCGTGTGTAGTGTAGGcgtaggaaaaagaaaaaaacccatcaaaataaaaaaaaactccctaCTATAAGTTACTTTGGCTTCTTTttagtcaaatattttaattttgactaagtttatagtaaaatatagtaatatttttaacacaaaataaacatattattaaaatatatttgatgttagatttaataacaCTATTTTGATGTGATGCATGTTGCTAGATTTTTCTATAAATCTGATCAAACTTGAAAtgatttgactagaaaaaaagtcaaaattacTTAGGGCCAGTTTAGATTCCACCCAAAATTTTTACAccttgtcacatcgaacatttaaaCACCTGCATTAACTAtcaaatataggctaaaaaataactaattgcacatattgcaactactttgcgagacgaatcttttaagtctaattgttccatgatttgataatgtggtgctacagctaaaaaaaaatatgttaatgacagattaattaggcttaataaattcgtcttgcggtttaccgacggatactgtaattagtatttttattagtgcccgaacaccctatgcgacaccctatataatacctgatgtgatACGCCGAAACTTTAcgccctgaatctaaacaccttATGAGAtgtgacggagagagtaattataatataaataattaaaaaaatgcccAGCACGAATATTGCAGCAGCCGTCCCtgtccttttttcctttcttctccccCAATCCAACTCCTACTTCGTTGCGTTCGTTCTAAACCCGAGCCCGATTTCAGTGTGTTTTGAGACTTGGGCCCTTATACAAAGGCCCGTAGTACACTAGGCCTCCGACTCTCGCCTTCCCCTTCCTTGTTGCCCCCTTACCCAAGTTGATCCGTCGCCGAGTTCGCCTGAGCCCCAATCTCCGATCCCccaccatcgccggcgccgccgccgctccaccctgCCGCttttcctcccgccgccgcatcctcgccggtgAGAGCATCCTCCCGCTCGTTACATCTTCCTcacaccttttatttttttttatttttctctctcgacGAATTTGCGAACCTAGACTGGTAGTTCAACCCTAGCTTCTCCTCCCTAGATCTGGAAGCTACTTTTACCTTTGCCCTTTTTTGTTGTTGATCTTGGTAGTAATGGTGGTGACAGGTAGTTTGTCCCCCGGAGAAAATCTCCCCACTGATTCTTCGTtgggattttagggttttgtGGCGGCGATTTCCTGTGGTTCTCGATTTGTTTCTGCTCGCTGTTTCGCGAGATTAGGGAGATTGGGAGGTATAGTGTGtgtcgtgtgtgtgtgtggggaggggttgtggcggcggtggattgGTTGCGAGGGGGAAGTGATTCATGTGCGCGAGatgttgatttgattttttttttgtttcgtcGGTGACAGCGCGGGATGGCCGGAGCGACGGATCTCCCCCCGAAGGGCGGGTTCAGCTACGACAATTGCGCGAGGAACGCCATGCTTGTGGAGAAGGGCTTGAAGATGCCTGGGTTCCTCAAGACCGGGACTACCATCGTCGGTTTGGTCTTTCAGGTACTCTTTTGTTCTGCTAACTGGTactcttagtttttttttcttttttcttttgcgtgTGCTGGTTAATTTGTGTGCAATCAAGGGAATCATAAAACTTTATGGACATAAGGATAATGGATATAACTGAATTGTGCTGTAACATTAGTTTTCTcagcttttttttcccctcaactaTAGTTTTTAGTATGTGCGCACCGCACGAATTTATGCTTCTGTTTATGTAAAATTTTTTGAACCTGAAAGAATAATGGATTACCCGAGGAGATTTGTAGTGGCAACATTGGCTATTGCAGTTGCTTTCAGCAGGGAAGTAGATGGTGCTTGTTTTAACCTCCTATTGTATTTTTGCTCCTAGCCTCCTAGTTGTTAATACTTTGATGGATGATTTTGTTTTCCATGCTTCGTTCCATCTAATTGGCATCCTTTTCTGCTCATCATGAATAATTTGCTGAGTTAACTTTGGTGTAACTATGCTTTCTACTTAGGATGGTGTTGTTCTTGGGGCAGACACGAGGGCCACCGAGGGTCCTATAGTTGCTGATAAGAACTGCGAGAAAATTCATTATATGGCGCCAAACATATATTGCTGTGGAGCAGGAACTGCCGCTGACACTGAGGCTGTAACAGGTATTAATTATGGTATCCTGGTagcatgaagagaaaaaaatagttgtggACTGTATACTCCAACCCAGTTGTTTCATTAGTT contains these protein-coding regions:
- the LOC127773040 gene encoding auxin-responsive protein IAA16 isoform X1, with the translated sequence MAWNGRFGEDGEEERSLELSLALPGYFSSSGLQGNTSTAADGAKGNDGFKARPAAPVVGWPPVRSFRRNLASSSSSSKPPRGGRDAAAAAAGGKVARFVKVNMDGVPIGRKVDLAAHGGYGELSAAVDRLFRGLLAAQRDPTMATAAAGESCTGEEEAIAGLLDGGSGEYTLVYEDDEGDQMLVGDVPWNMFIAAARRLRVLRSSDLNASTIRAGSRKRAAAE
- the LOC127773040 gene encoding auxin-responsive protein IAA16 isoform X2, translated to MAWNGRFGEDGEEERSLELSLALPGYFSSSGLQGNTSTAADGAKGNDGFKASRPAAPVVGWPPVRSFRRNLASSSSSSKPPRGGRDAAAAAAGGKVARFVKVNMDGVPIGRKVDLAAHGGYGELSAAVDRLFRGLLAAQRDPTMATAAAGESCTGEEEAIAGLLDGGSGEYTLVYEDDEGDQMLVGDVPWNMFIAAARRLRVLRSSDLNASTIRAGSRKRAAAE